Genomic segment of Salvelinus sp. IW2-2015 linkage group LG17, ASM291031v2, whole genome shotgun sequence:
TGCTGCCGCCACTACCCAAGCCATGGGGGTTACTCCGTGAGCCCCGACCCCCACCCTTACTGCTACTCAACGGGTCCCCCAAGTCATTGGCTTTTATATAGTTCAATACTTTCCATTGTTGATTGACAGCCTGCCATCGCTTGAATATTCGGTATACTGATGAGCCCTCATGGATTATAAGCcctaggaagagagagatgattttACAGAGATAGGAAGAGGCACGACATTCAATTATTTTTAAGGCATGAAATACTTGGGAGTTCCTCAATGGAGTTGACAGAATCTTGAAAGAACCGACCAGATTTGTAataggtacaaatctgtcatacAAAGCAACTTACTCTAGTGCTAACAAATTACAGACATTTGGTATAACCACACAGTGCAGACACGTAAGCAGCGCCATCTGTTTTGAGTCTGGCAATGCACCATTTTTACCAGGTAGAATCTACAAAgcttcacagtgtgtgtgtgtgtgtgtgtgtgtgtgtgtgtggtgtgtgtgtgtgtgtgtgtgtgtgtgtgtgtgtgtgtgtgtgtgtgtgtgtgtgtgtgtgtgtgtgtgtgtgtgtgtgtgtgtgtgtgtgtgtgtgtgtgtgtgtgtgtgtgtgtgtgtgtgtgtgtgtgtgtgtgtgcatgttaatgtatgtgtgtgtgtcttctgtgatTCCTCCTCCTCACCAATGCACACGATGTCCATGAAGCCGTACATGCCGTAGCAGATCTGGAAGAGCAGGTCCTGGCGCTGCCACTTGGCCGAGGGGCTGAGGGACGACCAGACGAGCCAGGAGATGCTGGCGATGAGGAACAGGGAGCCCAGGATGATGGCAGCGATCTGGACCTTCTCGATCACCGTCAGGGAGATGGCCTGCCACTGAACAGAACGGACACGAGGGCCAAGAAAGGGCCAGTAAGAAAGGGGAAACAGTCAAATGGATAGGATTTCATTTCAGGCGCAGATCTAGTGACGCAACAGGAAAATGTGTCAGCACAGGTCCAGTTTTCACACTTTCATCCTTGCGAGTGCCCAAGATTTGTTCTAGCAGAGTGAGTAACTGTAACGCCTAGACTAGTGCACCAGAGCAGAGCACTGCGTAATACTCTGATAGCGGTATTGTGCATGGTTTGAAGTTGATGCATCAGCAGAAAACTGCCTGTGAGATAAGATCTGTGGGCTGTGGCCACTAGAAAAACCGTCATTGATTTGGAAGATGAGAGTAGACCTAGTGCACAATGCACACATGACTGGAGTGGATGAGACAGACCCCCTACTCCCTAGACACTTGTGTAAATCAGAAAGGattggataggtataagcaatatgAGGAAAATCACGAAAGTGGGCAAAGTGGAGCTActattgtattgtactgcatgAAGTACCTAAGGACTAGGGTCTGAMTCTGGCCAGAGCGTAAGTCCTAGAGAATGAGGGTTTGGGCGGAGTGACGAGACATACCTGCAGTGGGTTCTTGGTGCTGATGGCCAGGACATGGTACTTGAAGTAGCAAAGCTCACAGCTCCAGGAGCCTCTCTCGCTGATCCAGCGGATGAGGCAGGGCTGGTGGGTGCAGCGCACAGAACCCTTACAGCGACATGGGCTCAGCAGCTCTccctgcaggagagagaggggtccaaccatagaattagaatgactagaataaacattcccattcaagtcaatgttctgTGATCTGAGTCTGATGTGGCATAACACACCATGGGTTATTTCTGAATTGGAAATATTTTggaataagaaacaatactggaTTATGGATAGCCCTCAATGTCTCACCAAAGCTACTGTTttttgtgtatgtctgtctggcaCACTCAGTAAAAATACAATGGGTGGACCCACACAGGTTGTGGGGCACCTTAACACAATATCACAATCCTCCCACATATTTTAGAGTTGGAAACAGTCATAAAGCAACTATGAATGACCTATTCATTATTAATTAGagtatcttcctcctcttccacaaTTTCCACCTTAGTAAATGGAAAATCAAAAGTGGTGAAAACGTCAGTACTGTAGCTAAATGTCGAGGGTAGTATATTACTCAATGCTAAAATGATACATGTCTAGGAATAATTAGTAGATCAATGCATGTGCCCAGCTTGATGCTGGCCTATTGGCCAGAACGAGCCAATTAGGGCCCGGCAACATCGGCAGGGGTGCACAGTGATTTGAAGGGCAGGCAGGTGAACGGGAGGTGAGCCATTCAACCCCTACTGTTCACACCAAacgggtcccaaatggcaccctattcccttcatgttgcactactttagaccagggcccatagggctcatgtcaaaagtagtgcactatatagggaataggttgccatttcagCGCAGAGACAGACTCTCAGTGGACTCAATCAATACAGGCCCTACTGCAGTACCTACAGCAAACATTGCACTTCTCATCTGGATGGGTAGGATGGGTAAAGAAGAACTTTCATCAGATTGACTCTTGAGGAATAGAGAGAATGATGAGcgttgtagatttttttttacagtcatgTATGTGTCTAATTATACACATC
This window contains:
- the LOC111977294 gene encoding E3 ubiquitin-protein ligase MARCHF9-like — protein: MFKYRIRMFFNELKVLVFMRDDSRQPERPEAERRSSMRGLGMGGCGWPPFVDCSSRDDEEEYYGTDPRPRSLGFEEKDPKLQVGLDAVSLTSTASSLRCRICFQGPEQGELLSPCRCKGSVRCTHQPCLIRWISERGSWSCELCYFKYHVLAISTKNPLQWQAISLTVIEKVQIAAIILGSLFLIASISWLVWSSLSPSAKWQRQDLLFQICYGMYGFMDIVCIGLIIHEGSSVYRIFKRWQAVNQQWKVLNYIKANDLGDPLSSSKGGGRGSRSNPHGLGSGGSRRQSRRFRTILDHHCGYTILHILSQLRPHNPRIGSSANREVVMRVTTV